The Monodelphis domestica isolate mMonDom1 chromosome 5, mMonDom1.pri, whole genome shotgun sequence DNA segment CACCCTCTTTGTGCTTCTCCAATCATGAAACACATTGTGTCCCTCCTTCACCTAGATCACTGACGACTATGGCCAAGATGAGCAGCTCACTGCCATCCTGGATTCTATGGACATCTTCCTAGAGATTGTCACCAACCCCGATGGTTTTGCCTACACCCACTCCAAGGTAGAGTGCCTTTCCTTTGTCTCAGGTTCCTAGACTTCTAGGATGACTCTCCTGCCTAAATTTCAGTTCCATGGTTCTTGGGAAAGGACAGCTTCAGGAGGCAGCAAATTGAGCTGTCCACCTAGGGGTCACCAATCCACGGATAGAAAGAGAAGACTGGTGGGTCCTTGCCTTATTTGGACACCTCCAACAGTGGATGGTGCAATCAGAAGAGGGTAATAATCCTATGCTTTCTTTACTCTAATTCCATTTCTCTTAATTGGTGAATATAACTGACTAACCTCCACCTCCCAGTTCTTTTCCCTGACACTAAATGTCAATATTCTCATTTCCTGGATAGAGCCCAAATTAaagggttctctgggtttgtttttAAGTCTCATCTAGTCTACAAAGCCATCTCTAACTACTTTTGCTCaatctgatcctcttttctgaGTGTGAATGCACTAATTGATAGTCAGTCTCACACAACTGAACTTTAAATTCTTCTCTAATGGCTTCACCTGTTAAATGTTTTCTCCCTAGTTAGGTTATAACCTCATCAAGATTAGGGATCATTTTTTCTTATGTATCGTCCACAATACCCAGCCTGCTGTTGGGTGCCTTAGGTATATCTTTGTTGGTCAACTGATTTTCCCCTCCTTGTCCTAGAACCGTTTGTGGCGTAAGACCAGGTCCATTACAGCTGGATCCAGCTGTGTTGGAGTGGATCCCAACAGGAACTGGGATGCTGGCTTTGGAGGTAGGTCAAGATAAGGTTAATCAATCAATCCACAAGAATTTATTGAGTGCCTTCTATGGATCAAGCTcatataggcagctaggtggtttggtggatagagggctggggcTAAAGTCAGGAACTTGagttcatcttcttgagttcaaatctggcctcagacatttattggctagatgattctgggcaaatctgttttcttcagtttccttatctataaaatgagctggagaaggaaatatcaaactatTCCAttctctctgccaggaaaactccaaatggggtcaggaagagttggacatgactgaacaggaataaaaaggaCACTATGCAATAGCATGATGTGGAGATGGCCGAGAAGTGACATGGAGTTCAGGGGGTGGACAAGAGAAGGCAAGGCTCCTCTACCAGAGCCCAGCATCCTAGGGGCAGAGTCCAAGGTTCTAGACTAAATGTCCTTAACCTTTTCTGTGACACGGATCTCTTCAGCTATTGGAGGAAGCCTATGGAATCCTCCTCAGAAGTTTTTAAAGTGCATAAGATAAAATGTATAGgataacaaaggaaacaaattatactgAAATTCAGTTAAGTAGTTTGTCCAAGGTTACTCACATAAGTAGTAgacagaggaaggatttgaacctctgactccaaaacacTGCTCAGTCTTTGGGGTGAGAACAAGCCTTTTACCTTGGAAGCAGAACTCTGTTCTTAGTGGGGAGGGGTGATGGAATGTCAACTGAGTCCCTGAAGCTTGGGATTGCTCCTCAAGGAAAGATGCTGCAGGCTTTGACTACTTTAGTTGCCCCTCAATCTGAACAAGTATATTTCAAGAAATGGAGTGATGATAAGGAGGATGCATTTAGCAATAACCTTGCTTAATTCTCAGTAATTCCTCTATCTACACATTACATTTACATGGCACCTACCATGGaccaggcattgttctaagcaATTTATTCATATCATCCTGTAAGGCAGGtactatgattatccccattttataaatgaggaaaatggagacaaacaggttaaaagacttgcccaagctATTAAGTatcaaggtcaaatttgaactcaacttttcctgacttcaggcccagcattatatccactatgccatttgtctgtctgtctgcctctactcctttttctctatctccattctctctttctctgtctctcttctctcttcattcttttttatctctctcctcattctctcctctctcctttgtctttctgcctctcctctctctctccccctctatctctcttcattctctttttgtctctctgtatctctctctattctctcctctattctcctttccccttcaacAAAGTAGGAACAAAACTGTTTTTCTGTGTTCCCTTCTGccctcctttttgttttcttttatagatttaaaaataggTTTTTATCGATACTCTTTCCCCCATTATATAGCACTGCCCACTAACCCAGTCAAGCTAGCATCGTTATTCTAGAGAGAAATTCATCGAAAATCTCTGTTCCACTCAGACTTTGTTCAACCTAGAATTTAATATTACAGCCTCAACTTTTTTACTGACTCATATCTGCCACTATGAACCCTCCTTATCTCTTTGGAGGTGGTTTCCATCTCACTCCTTTCCACTTTGTCTTGgaccccaaacacacacacacacacacacacacacacacacacacacacacacacagaggactAAGAGAAGCTACTGACTGGTTTTGAGAATGCTAAATGTTGTCTTTTTTCCTTCAGAGGCTGGAGCCAGCAGCAACCCTTGTTCAGAGACTTACCGCGGCAAGTTTGCAAACTCAGAAGTGGAGGTCAAGTCCATTGTAGACTTCGTGACAAACCATGGGAACATCAAGGCTTTCATTTCCATCCATAGCTACTCTCAACTCCTCCTCTACCCCTATGGCTACACCACAACCCGAGTTGCCCATCAATCAGAGCTGGTATGTTTAATCCTCTGCTCAATCCCTATTCTAGTCCTCACCAGactgttcaaaggaataatgaattgacaactttataattttgatttttttgcccAAATTTTTTTGGGGTCTAATTTTTTGGGCAAAATTTTTGGGGCAAATTTTGGGCATATTTGCCCACActcattcttcctctttcccatctCTAATCCCACAGACCCCGTATGTCCTCTGGGGACCTCCAGGCTTCTCCTCTTaggacatgtgtgtgtgtgtgtgtgtgtgtgtgtgtgtgtggtgggaggTTTCACTCTATTTTTCCCCCTCAAGGatcagctggccaaagctgcagTGGAAAACCTGGCTTCTCTGTATGGGACCAAGTACAAGTATGGCAGCATCATCACTACTATCTGTAAGTGATCCCATTGGCTTTCACCTGGAGATAGAGCAAAAGGAAGGTCTTGGGTCCCTGCCTTCAGAGAGTCTGTCTTGGGGAGGAAATAGCTCGTGGAATGAATTGGGCTTGGGCACTGGAAACTGGGAAGGTGAGAATGGTGGTGACCAGACTGACATTGCTATTATAATGGGAAGACCAGTGGTTATTCCTTGTCCCTTGACTCATGGGCTGATCATTTAGAACAGGAGTCCTTAACCTGGGAACCatgaacctttaaaaaaatccaagaattatATCTCAACATTATTTGCTTCCTTCATAAtctgaagtattttattttgtgcatttaaaaactttattcagAGTCAGTGCATGGGCTTTGCCAGACCACACAAGGGCTTGATGACACCAAAAAATGTTTAGAAGCATCTGGCCCCGGAATCATTCTTTCAGTCACCAGATTATTCCACAATCACTCTGCTGTTTTCCCCTGTGGTCCCAATCTATCCTTAGGAGATCTTTAGATTTCTCCTGTTAGGTCTACAGAAGACTGTGGCCAACATTTAGACTGAGGAGAGCTTCAGGATCACAGTCTAACCCCCACGTCTAAAaatgagagaaactgaggctcagagagattctAACTTCTCCCAAATCACACAGATCCTTTGAACCCAGAAGGAGCACTCTTTGTATTCATCCCAGAGATTCTCTCTCAGGAGGGTCCTGAAGTTAAATTCTAGTGGCCCCCTCCTCTCTCACCTTCTAACATTACCCTTTAGCTATAGCAAAGCCCATCGGTCCCTCCAGGGACTACTTGGGCAGtttggagaaagagacagaggaggaagacagagagaggggagagaacaagagagagataaagacagattcagagggagacagagaggagagggaggggcagaGGGCAGCTACTCCATCTCTAGCTTTTCTCCTTATGTTCTGGCTTTGCCCTAGGCTGACCAGAACCCCACAGGGTGTAAACCTTGGCTCATGTTCTAAGGGGGAAGTAATTCCTCTAAGTTTAGTAGCCTAgcctagctatatatatatatatatatatatatatatatatatatatatatatatatatatatatatatatatagagagagagagagagagagagagagagagagagagagagagagagaatatagaaatatttctaaTACCTAAGGAAGCTTTAAAGGTGCCTGACATGGTTTCTCAGTATTCCTTCAAGAATGAACAGAACCAGTACTTGCCAATTTCTTGAACTTGGGTTCAGGGTCCAACATTTGGAATGGGTTGCTTGGGTAGTCACTCTAGATGCCTCTCCACCAATCAGTAAGTACTTCTTGAGCCCCACACCTCTCTcttgatatgtatatatgtacatagatatatttattgttatatatctagcactgtgctaagcatttatgCATTGGGCAGTGTAATCAATAGACCATTGGATTTTGGAGTTgtgaaaacctgaattcaagtcctacctcagatatttaccagctgtgcgatcctgggccagtcccttaatttttatttgtgagttttttttaacccttacttcccatcttaggatcaataccgTGCACTggtatcaaggcagaagagcagtaagggctaggcaacaggggttaagtgacttgcccagggtcacccagctgggaagtgtttgagtcaaatttgaacctaagatctctcATCTCCTGTCCTGGCTCTCCAttgttacaaggaaatcactttaaaagactgatatatattaatttaaggtcgccaaggaattcagctatgtaattcctaaatgaaaactcaagtcagcagtcaatcttttatggagtttaattacaataggaggaagaaaggaattagagatagagagaaaaagggagagaagggaatagggcttaaatacccctcctgtttaggctgggccaaaggcccaagcccttagatagctggggcaatgaaaggagatcagtccctattactcacgtgaccaaaaatggagaaacagtctccggggatcccactttcagcttccttcagcgcaagcttctcagagcacaccgcaaccactctggcaaacttctcaaccacccccagtcttcagatccctctctctttaaggaaaccatccaagttccctcccctcagtcctcacatctaccaatcacctgtccatcaatttccctgtgccaatggaggctctagcttaacccaggaccgcccagaggtcttctggctttgcacatgtctgttgaaggtcatattttcaaataattaaatctttgatcctttgctacagccctttctaaatcctgttaacctgagtagggtagagattgaaataattaaattttgatctaggctgcagcccttactcaatcctgttaggactgaatagggtggagattgattccaagtatctccattgtatcaattctaaaatcaatcatgactcaaagaaattcctgttctatgcttaagcataggtcaaagtcctttccattgttcagcaaagggtttctgtcctaaagtaatcttaagaagggaaggagaaggaacctcccatgccaatggggttcacattccaatagtcaagacccactatcaataggaaatttttcaagtatgaaatttcccaatggtgaaatttccaacatttataagtctaagaaattttgaggtttacaccatccactgagccacccagctgtccccacttgtttctgcatctataaaatggagatattaataaaaatgagatGCCATATGCgaagcactttgcaaagtgtGGTTGACTCTTgggtttcctttttgttttcctcccAGACCAAGCCAGTGGTGGCACCATTGACTGGACCTACAACTCAGGCATCAAGTACTCTTATACTTTTGAGCTCCGGGACACCGGCCTCTATGGTTTCCTGCTGCCTGCCAAACAGATAGTCCCTACTGCCCAGGAGACCTGGCTGGGTCTGATGACCATTATGGATTATACTCTGAAGCATCCTTATTAAGTCAGCTTTGGCTCCTGATCTTGGCTCCAGATATCCTCTATTGTGAACCTACCACTAGAGCCAATAAAGTTCTCAGAATGTAAAGCAACAAGGATGTGTGAATGCCTGGGCTGTTTTGTTctgctgcttttaaaaaaattttttttaatttaatttattttatttattttttaaaaactcttaccttttgtcttagaagcaatagaccttccatctctagacccaCCTAAAGCCACTGAGCTTCCCCTATGCTGTTGCTTTTAAAATAGGGGAAAATCTGGTTAGTTCCTCCCAGTTTTGTTGGGAAGTTGTGCAAGGTGGAACTCTAGCTTCTCTCTTCTGAAGCGAAGGGTCTATGATTAAGGTTCCGAAGTTAAGATTCTAATCTGGAGAGTGTTGGTTTTCATTAGATTGCCTCCGGTTGGATCAGAGGTCAGATTGAGATCTGGAGGGGATCTTCAAAGCCTTTAATTATGCTCACAGTTCTATCCTCTCTCTGGATACTTTTCCTggattccttcccttctcctgatTCCTAGGAGGTGACACATAATAGATAGAGGGCtgaacttgggagtcagaaagTTGTTCATCCTTGTTtggttgggtctgactcttttggggttttcttggcaaagacactgtagtggtttgccatttccttctccaactctttttacaaaggaggaaactgaggcaaccagggttaagtggtTTTGCCTATGGTCACtcaactagtatctgaggccagatttggattcaggaagatgaggcttcctgattccaggcccagcactccatccatggCATTTCCTAGCTGCCCATAAAATAAGTACatagagaataaatagaaaaagtacaAATAAATAAGGCAAAGCAGGGCTGGGAAAAGGCTTCATGCTCATGCTTGAAGTCCTGAGGATTGAATTATCATCTCTCTTTGACTCATTCTGAGATCTACATATCCAGCCTTAATCCCTTTCTTGAAATCTATCTAGTCTGATATCACCAAGTTAGGCATTTTGAAGGAGATATtctgtaggcatctcaaactcaacatgtccccaAACAGAGCTCATTATTTTTTATCCCATGCCCACATTTCTTCCAAATATTTCTATCTCTGCTGAAGGCCCCAGGATCCTTCTGAGCTTTAGAACCTCCGTGTCACTCTTACAATCAgatgccaaatcttgtcatttctatttctacattTCTCAATCCTGTCCCCTTTCTTGTCATTCCCCCAGCCTGTAGTCctggccctcatcacctctctccTGGACAATAGCAACAGATTTTACCTGGCTTCCCTGTCttgtgccccacccccaccccccactgtataaatggagattttgaagcctagacttcaatccccagaagtccttgatgtttcccagaattcccaataatctcacctgagtcccctggttggcgagatcacaattagtatttaactggcagtaaagctTCCCAcgctctcttctctgccattgcaatgatgtaggaagtatagtggtaaactaagctaagtgcggggattttgaatgggctaatcagccatgggcacgtgttttttttttatcttctttattccttgatttctaataatccttaataaacctcataaaatataatatctattattagatattaatttaaattttacactacACCAATCCATCCTCCCCAAAAGTGGCTTTCCTAAAGTGTGTGGCCTCTAGGACCCTTCACAATCTAGTCTTGACCCACATTTCCAGCCTTATTATGCATCGCTCCATTGGCACACTATGGCATTTatacttattttactttctttaagaAGCCACGTATACCATCTTTGTGTCTTTGCATTAGTTGTCCCCTATGCCCAAAAGGGGTCAGGCACGACCAGTATGCTCTTCCCTCACCTTAGTCTCttaaaatccttatttttcttcaagacccagctcaaaTGCCAtgtttaaattcaaagatattttatttttcccaattataagtaaaaacaattttcaacatgtttcctgaaagtataagatccaaattgtctcccttccaccctttcctttccctttatagagatggtgagcaatttgatctgggttatacaagtatcatCACGCATAccatatttccattttggtcattgttgtaagagaatactcagataaaaccaaaaccccaaaataaaaccataaagaaACTTTGATCACCAAtagtttcttcctctggaggtggagaacattctttgtcatgagtccctcagaactgtcctggatcattggattgctgaGGATGACTAACTCTTTCAGACTTGATCATTCTTcagtattgctgtcactgtgtacaacattctcctggttctgcttatttctctctgcatcagttcatggaggttttttcagatatttctgaaatcatccattccttatgtacaatagtattctatccccatcatgtgccataatttattcagccatttctcaattcatgggcatcccctccattttcaattctttgccaccatggaAAAGGCAGCTATAAATACTTTCATACAAGCAGGTCCCTCCTCTTTTttgaaaaatctctttgggatacagacctgggtcaaagggtaggcacggctggatggtcctttgggcataagaTGCGGATAGAGCCATTCCTTTTGTACCTTTCAAAGTGGGAGAAGGGCTAGGAAATAACTCTCCGAGgttgatatttttaaaactcagacATAAAAATTCATGgttataatttattctttctcttcatgATGGTTACATTCTATAATCAAAGGAACTTTAGGCAGGGTTCCTATTTGCCTAATAAGACCTCAGTTGGGTGAGCAATGTCTTGAAAAATGGGAATTAATGAACTTCTAATTTTACATCAGAATAGCtgcatttttacatattataaaCTCTCCCCTCAGCTTgcaatttaggatttttttttttaaaggcctcATTTTGAGAGGAGCCAGTTATGATCTATTTTCGGAGCCTGGAGTAGATGACACATTCTTCTGCTGTTACCAGAAGCAGGGATATCAAGAACCTTGAGATGCAGAGTGGCAAGGGATACAGGTAAAGCTTCCTGGTTAGCACAGAGCTCAGAGCCCAGAGCACTTGAGAGCTCTTATTCTCATCTGCCagggcctttttcttttttaacattcattcccTTACTCTTTTCAATCCAGTTTATTCTAATTCTTGTCCTTATTCCTGATCTTGTAAATCCTTTGAAATCTCTTTCTCCAACACTGGTATATTCTCCTAACTCCAAGGTACAAAAGAATTTGTCTACAACAGcaatgaaaacaattaaaattagagcAGTTGGGTAGATAAGACTGCttgagacctggattcaaatccagtctcagtcaccttggacaagtcactgaaccgtttgcctcagttacctcatctgttaaatgagctggagaaggcaatggcagtatttttgccaagaaaatcccaaatgactctaaagagtcagatgtgattgaaaatgacttaacaacaaattCAGATTCCTAGTTCAGTCATTAAAGGGaatgtttattaagtgtttactatgtgcaaagcttCAGTCacgaaaagaaatggaaaacaatatagTCCCTGCCCCAAAGGAGCTCACCATCTAACTTTATCAAGTAGCTTGGTGCAAGTTTAAACATGAACCAGCTGATTCCAGGATCCATCATTGATCTCCCAAGTCACTCTAATCTCCTGTAGCCCTCGCCCTTGGGTCCGGCCCACTAGGGTCCTCATTCTCACGGAATCGGCTCTTTATCTTAGGCTGGAAGTGCATAAGGCCTTCATTCAGCCCTCTTGCCTTCACCCTCTGGGCTCAACCATTTGAGTTTTATTCTTCACCTTCAACTCGTTCTCCTCTTGCTTCACTCTTCCGAATTTCCAGGATCCTAAGGACGATCAGATCTTTCCATTTGATTTGTAGTGGAAACCTACTAATGTGTTATGTTGCCCATTAGAATATGCCCTATTTATaagagactttctttttttttggttatataaCTAGTATTTAATAGGGctttaaaaaactaaacagagttgtttatattttcttctgctgTTTGTCCCTCATCttcgaagaggaccaatgatgatgTCACGGGGGATGGAGTGAGAAAGACAGGTTGGGGCCATGTttgtagggttttaaaaaactaaacagagtcttttcttgttttcttgtttctgctgTTTGTCCCTCATCttccaagaggaccaatgacGATGATACGggggatgtcttgacttgtgtgaATCGGATCTAATGAGGCTTTGGGcacatcagcctcactctccccTCCAGTCATCCAAGTCTACTTTCAAGGCTCCGAGGTCAGGATAACTAGTGGTAGCCTGGGAGACAGAGGATGACTTTGGCAGCTCTGATATCTGACCAACCTCGAGGCACTTCACAGCGTCTGCTTCGACctccttcatggctgttggaacaaactgttcttcTTTTGCCCCAGGAAGCCTTCACGTGCTTGGGGGAGGCATCCCCTAACTCGCCAACTGTGTTTTCTTCTAGAAGCAGTAGGACGCTGCTGGAGTGGGTTGATAAAGGGAGTGACAGAGATCTGTGTTTAAGGGAGATGTTACTTTGGCAGCAATAGGTAGGATGCACTAACTAGAGGGGAGTGAGGCTTGGGGCAGGGAGGCTCATTAGAAGAACAGTGCAATAATCTGGCTGAGAAATGAGCCTCTCCACTAAGGTATTAGCTGCGGGGAAAGAAATTGGAGGTGAGATGTGAGACAGAAGCATCAAAATTTGCAACTGACTGAATTTGGTCGGTGAGGGAGATTGAGGAGTTGGGAATAATGTTGAGATTATTCATGTGAAATAATGGAAGGATTGCAGGACCTTTTGCAGAAATAAGGAAGATTTGGAAGAGAAGGCGGCttatgaggaaaagagaaggagttCAGCCTTAGACATcgctaggtggcactgtgggaGTGCCTGCTGGTCCCCTAAGGCAGTTGGAGAGATGAAGGAAGATACTGCCAATCACTCATCCACTCTACTTCCCATGTTCCATTCTCCCGACTCTTGCATAATCCAGAGGAATGTACGTCAATCAACCTCTTGGCTCATGTTTCATCCTACCGCCAAGCCCTTCCTTCATGGTGTGCTATCAATCAAAAGCCTCTAAGCAAAGGTCATTATGGTCTTAGTAAGCAATTTAACTGGATTAAAAAAGAGGAGAGTAAAAGGAAAAACATGTTCTCATGTAACACAAGACTAAACATTCCCTTTGGTCTCCAGATGCAGCCCCTTCCAAAGGAATAAACCCTCATGGCTGTAGtccatctctcttctcccattctcAGGTCAAGAGCTAGCCTGGAGGTTCAGGGTCTTGTTTTCAATGGATTATTCCCTGGAATAGGATATGGATCCCAGAAATGGATGCCCATCTGTCATACCCTCAGTGCCAACAGTGGCAGAGGGACAGACGCAGCCCTGCCTGAAATTGTGTCCCACCAAGTTCCTCTTTCACGTTGAAAGACTGACAAGGATGTGTAGTatgtgtcacttttttttttaaacctttaacttctggcctagaatcaatattatgtattggttccaaggcagaagagcaaaagggctaggcaatggggttaagtgacttgctcagggtcacataactaggaagtatccaagatcaaaatgaacccatttctagacctggcttctatccactgagccacctaggtgccccataaattgttttgttcttttccttcctctcttctttctctttcctttgtttcttccctccttccttccttctttcctccctcttgctccttccttccctcctttctccctccctctttccctcctttctccctctattaaggcaaacaggatgaagtgacttgatcagaatcatacagctggtaagtatctgaggctggatttgaacttaggttttcctgactccagactcggtgctctatccactgggccacctaggcCCCCAGGTCCAGCAGCTTTGGCTGAGTGCTAAGGAAGTATCACCAACTGCTTCCCTCTTTGGTATCTCATTGCTGCAGGCTACTACCAGGGAATTTTTAGtcaattccaggtctggctctatgGACTCCGAGGTCTGTTCCAGATCTCCGGTTATGAGACAATGAGATCTGAAGCGGGATGGCCATGTTGGATGGTGGGAGATCATGCCTGTCTTCTCAAGCTGCTGTTGGGTTTTCCATCAAGCCCTTTTACAGACTGGCCTTTGGGTCTTCCATGTGCTTGTGTTTTCCCATCATTTTGGGGTCTGTTTGGGAAATAGCCTGGTCAAAGTGATGGGCCAGAAGAGTTCTCCTCGCCCTTCCCACAGGGTCTGCACGAAAGGCAGAGTAATGGAATAAGGTCATGTGAGACTTGGGAGTCAAGATATCTGGGTTCCGAAGGCCAGCTCCATTTACACTGCACTATTTACTATATTGTCTACAAAATACAATGTAATACACATTCACAGTGCTATTAATTGTGTTGTCTCCCCTCCAGAATGAGAGTTATTTTAGGGCAGAGACAGTATTTTTGCCTTAACATCCTAGAACTCAGGACAGGGTCTGGAAtaatgtaggtgcttaataaagaacTACCGATGGACTCAACACTTATTAGCGATGTGATTGTGGGCAAATAGGTTAGCCTAGTCTGAGTTTTCTGTATGATAGGGTTAATATTTGTACTGCCTATTTCACAGGATGACTATGGGAAATGCTTTTCCTCAAATGCCATAGAAGCAGtgaggtagctcaatggatagagagccaggactggagaggagaggtcctggattcaaattggacgtcaaacacttcctagctttgttgggaccctgggcaaggcactaccccccccccccattgtctagtccttactcatttttctgacttggaatcaatacttagttttgagtctaagatggaaggaagggattttttaaaaaatgtaatagatAGGAACAA contains these protein-coding regions:
- the LOC100618537 gene encoding LOW QUALITY PROTEIN: carboxypeptidase A1 (The sequence of the model RefSeq protein was modified relative to this genomic sequence to represent the inferred CDS: substituted 1 base at 1 genomic stop codon), with translation MGLHWYEFKSTWVLSSCLRLSFLTSFTMKGLLVLSAVLLVVFGKEDFSGHQVLRISAADEAQVEKVRELEKLEHLQLDFWRGPSQPSTPIDVRVPFPSVQAVKVFLESHGIKYSIMIKDVQVIEEQATMGXREQMFAFKSRAHSTDTFSYATYHTLDEIYEFMDLLVAENPNLVSKIQIGNSYEGRPINVLKFSTGGTNRPAIWIDTGIHSREWVTQASGVWFAKKITDDYGQDEQLTAILDSMDIFLEIVTNPDGFAYTHSKNRLWRKTRSITAGSSCVGVDPNRNWDAGFGEAGASSNPCSETYRGKFANSEVEVKSIVDFVTNHGNIKAFISIHSYSQLLLYPYGYTTTRVAHQSELDQLAKAAVENLASLYGTKYKYGSIITTIYQASGGTIDWTYNSGIKYSYTFELRDTGLYGFLLPAKQIVPTAQETWLGLMTIMDYTLKHPY